One window of Flavobacteriales bacterium genomic DNA carries:
- the nadC gene encoding carboxylating nicotinate-nucleotide diphosphorylase yields MLPPGTEELIDRAFAEDVGDGDHTSLATIPGDARGAAHLLVKANGVIAGIELAKAICDRTDEGLHLRPMLMDGARVVPGDVAFTVNGNSRSILLVERVLLNFMQRMSGIATLTRAFVDAVEGTKCSVLDTRKTTPGLRAIEKWAVLIGGGTNHRQGLYDMMMIKDNHADFAGGISQAITRATAYQREHGMSIPIEVETRDLIEVGQVLSVGGVQRIMLDNFDTGTLREAVEMIGGRFETEASGGITLDTARSYAECGVDFISVGALTHSAVGLDMSLKAMG; encoded by the coding sequence ATGCTGCCACCGGGTACGGAAGAGCTCATTGACCGTGCCTTCGCGGAGGACGTGGGCGATGGCGACCATACTTCCCTCGCGACCATTCCCGGTGATGCCAGAGGTGCGGCCCACCTCCTGGTGAAGGCCAATGGGGTCATTGCCGGGATCGAACTGGCCAAGGCCATCTGTGATCGGACGGATGAAGGGCTGCATCTACGGCCTATGCTGATGGACGGCGCACGTGTGGTGCCCGGCGATGTGGCGTTCACCGTAAACGGCAACAGCCGGAGCATCCTTCTCGTGGAACGCGTGCTGCTGAACTTCATGCAACGCATGAGCGGTATTGCCACCCTCACACGCGCTTTCGTGGACGCCGTGGAAGGCACGAAATGCAGCGTTCTGGACACCCGCAAGACCACGCCCGGCCTGCGGGCAATAGAGAAGTGGGCGGTCCTGATCGGCGGGGGCACCAATCATCGGCAGGGACTTTATGACATGATGATGATCAAGGACAACCATGCGGACTTCGCAGGTGGGATCTCGCAGGCCATCACCCGGGCGACGGCCTATCAGCGGGAGCATGGGATGTCCATCCCCATCGAGGTGGAGACGCGCGACCTGATCGAGGTGGGGCAAGTGCTCTCAGTGGGCGGTGTACAGCGCATCATGTTGGACAATTTCGACACCGGCACCTTGCGGGAGGCGGTGGAAATGATCGGTGGGCGCTTTGAGACGGAAGCCAGTGGCGGGATCACGTTGGATACCGCGCGATCGTATGCGGAGTGCGGCGTGGACTTCATCTCCGTGGGCGCATTGACGCATTCCGCCGTGGGCTTGGACATGAGCCTGAAAGCCATGGGGTGA
- a CDS encoding glycosyltransferase family 4 protein, whose translation MGAKPGPKRRLVYSTPVLVSFARNDITLLSEAFEVSVFHFKPKRKWITPFSLLNQLFFLLRTVPGSSIIVCQFAGYHSVLPCLFGKVFRKPVLLVLGGTDCVKFPSIGYGNFTRWPLGPVTRWSLQLADHLAPVDESLVESEHRYTSDPQDPVMQGYRGLFPGIRTPYTVIAYGYDPQRFRCEVLKTAGSFITAAQMNVPNFHRKGIDLIFQMADRFPQCRFTILGNTPAMKYERVPPNVKLYGFIPYEELPGFYARHRFYLQLSIWEGFPSAPCEAMLCECVPIASSVAALPEIVGDTGFILHTKDADRLKELLDTALASDQIALGLRARQHIMDSFPPSERRKLLALVEEMVSKKRRTG comes from the coding sequence ATGGGCGCAAAACCGGGACCAAAGCGCAGGCTTGTGTACAGCACGCCGGTGCTCGTGTCTTTCGCGCGGAACGATATCACCCTGCTGAGCGAGGCATTCGAGGTGTCGGTGTTCCACTTCAAGCCGAAGCGCAAGTGGATCACCCCGTTCAGCCTGCTCAACCAGCTTTTCTTTCTGCTCCGCACCGTACCGGGTAGTTCCATCATCGTCTGCCAGTTCGCGGGCTATCATTCGGTGCTGCCCTGCCTGTTCGGGAAGGTGTTCCGTAAACCCGTATTGCTGGTGCTAGGTGGAACGGACTGTGTGAAGTTCCCGTCCATCGGATATGGGAATTTTACGCGTTGGCCTCTTGGACCGGTCACGCGTTGGTCCTTGCAGCTCGCCGATCATTTGGCACCGGTGGATGAGAGCTTGGTGGAAAGTGAGCACAGGTACACCTCCGACCCACAGGACCCGGTGATGCAAGGCTATCGGGGTCTTTTCCCCGGTATCCGGACACCATACACGGTGATCGCATACGGTTACGACCCGCAGCGCTTCCGATGCGAGGTGTTGAAGACAGCGGGTTCCTTCATCACTGCCGCACAGATGAACGTGCCCAACTTCCATCGCAAAGGGATCGACTTGATCTTCCAAATGGCCGACCGATTTCCGCAGTGCAGGTTCACCATCTTGGGAAACACACCTGCGATGAAATATGAGCGGGTCCCGCCGAACGTAAAGCTGTACGGTTTCATTCCGTACGAGGAGCTTCCGGGATTCTATGCGCGGCACCGTTTCTACCTCCAGCTTTCCATTTGGGAGGGCTTCCCCAGTGCGCCTTGCGAGGCCATGCTCTGCGAATGTGTACCCATTGCCAGCTCGGTGGCCGCTTTGCCTGAGATCGTCGGCGATACGGGCTTCATTTTGCATACCAAGGATGCGGACCGGTTGAAGGAACTCCTGGACACCGCGCTGGCGTCGGACCAGATCGCACTCGGACTGCGGGCGAGGCAGCACATCATGGACAGTTTTCCGCCGTCGGAAAGACGGAAGTTGCTCGCTTTGGTGGAAGAAATGGTCTCGAAGAAGCGACGAACCGGATAG
- a CDS encoding YihY/virulence factor BrkB family protein: MAMNIVRRLLYSRANRRLIGWAEKIMLPGFSGFSIYHVSRFFFHALFQGNLVNRAAAITYRLFISLFPAIIVLLTLIPFIPVANFQEKLLDAFHSMLPGEVYDFIEGLLHDLLIRRHTTLLSISFVAGLFLASNSINAILQGFRSSTFVTEWYRPWKQRLISLLLMFLLTVLCITATAVLTISSWGRSLIHSDGHSLHLLEGVGFGVLRWSVSVMLILVAISLLYHAGAPGKRRFHLFTPGAVLALVLVFLLSRALAFVFTNVTDYNALYGSIGVILAVQLWLYFNMIVLLIGYELNTSIAKARSEQRSKLRLVDDHSRTAAKNR, encoded by the coding sequence ATGGCGATGAACATCGTTCGTCGGCTACTTTATTCCCGGGCCAACCGGAGGTTGATCGGCTGGGCCGAAAAGATCATGCTACCGGGGTTTTCCGGTTTCAGCATCTATCATGTTTCCCGCTTTTTCTTCCATGCGCTCTTCCAAGGCAATCTGGTGAACAGAGCGGCCGCGATCACCTACCGGCTCTTCATCTCGCTTTTCCCGGCGATCATCGTGCTGCTCACGCTGATCCCCTTCATCCCGGTGGCTAATTTCCAGGAGAAACTTCTGGACGCCTTCCACTCCATGCTGCCCGGGGAGGTCTATGATTTCATCGAGGGCCTGTTGCACGACCTGCTGATCCGAAGGCATACCACGTTGCTCAGCATCAGCTTCGTGGCCGGTCTTTTCCTGGCGAGCAACAGCATCAATGCGATCCTGCAGGGCTTCCGCTCCAGCACCTTTGTCACCGAATGGTACCGGCCATGGAAGCAACGCCTGATCAGCCTGCTGTTGATGTTCCTGCTCACCGTGCTCTGCATCACCGCCACCGCCGTGCTCACCATCAGCTCTTGGGGGCGATCGTTGATCCACTCGGACGGCCACTCCCTCCATCTGCTGGAAGGCGTGGGGTTCGGCGTGCTGCGCTGGTCCGTCTCAGTGATGTTGATCCTCGTAGCGATCTCCCTGCTCTATCACGCAGGAGCTCCCGGAAAGCGGAGGTTCCATCTCTTCACCCCCGGCGCCGTGCTGGCCCTGGTGCTGGTTTTCCTGCTGTCGCGCGCCCTGGCCTTCGTGTTCACCAACGTCACTGACTACAATGCGCTATATGGCTCCATTGGCGTGATCCTCGCCGTGCAGCTATGGCTCTATTTCAATATGATCGTACTGCTGATCGGCTACGAACTGAACACCAGCATCGCCAAGGCGCGCAGCGAACAACGCAGCAAGTTGAGGCTCGTGGACGATCATAGCCGGACAGCCGCAAAAAACAGATAG
- a CDS encoding M1 family metallopeptidase: MRRIALLFAISLACAAFTQRYDPLRPPDSFRQANNPYYWKNSPPYAGYWQQDVHYDMDARLDEVHDLIEGTIDLTYWNNSPDTLREVFFHLYANAAKPGSYLDQLGGDNRAKGATNAEAPARGTDVLSMTADGKEVQLEVDNTIMKVTLPEPLLPNTKTTFHYTFITHWGGMGRMKLFNAWGFKHFDGTQWYPRLGVYDRKFGWDTQQHLGYEFYGDFGGFDVALDMPNDMVVEATGWLQNPEEVMPPELRKKLDIANFKDKPGNEAPSVITPYQSGVRKVWKYHAENVHDFAFTADPTYRIGEAEWNGIKCIAVAQEPHAGKWQNAAEYAAKCIKVHSEYVGMYGYPKMVVADARDGMEYPMLTLDSGEEPNYRILFMHEIGHNWFFGMVGNNETYRAMLDEGFTQFIETMGMSHIGEDTLVMEPANNAYVRKWTKPTLARDRLAYNSYMRAAVRDELPPINTRSDEFSRLPTGYRMVYYKTATMLFNLQYVLGDSLFTAAFQHYFAQWKFKHPYVEDLRQSFISFTHVDLNWFFDQWIDTGKQLDYAVKGVKHRGADAGQQIHFRRAGEMEMPIDFTVNANDGRAYNYHIPNNWFEKKTDATMLPRWIGFDELQRDYYAQVDIPSGIADVRIDTTYRLGDANMLNNSLKFPFTSTFDSHIYNWPDWRTYEGFVRPDVWYNGYDGAKMGVHFHGSYLQQKHQVWFTAWLNTGLGQNLPNGRVNTAYDPVSFNFRYENATEKLLHGSSVHVAARLLDGLEQYEGGFNWNVPFTRTTIYTNLKFMLRRDSTDLTYLINTDQWNLNALNSTWNTGVDHRYDWRKGNGLLSMEVRTAGIGAVDPFAQIVASATNNTRIGKLDLRTRLFAQYGSGNTPRESQLYLASASPEEMMDDKYVRSIGFVPFDWMGYGAVVNHFQQGGGLGLRGYAGYVAPTLDAEGNTILTYAGNTGAAINGELDLDGLVRFRPGKLADYLHLDVYLFGDVGTMGYRTTTELGTTQIKLATPRADAGAGAALTIKKFGPLQDIKPLTIRFDMPLVLSNIPAGETEHVAFRYVVGIGRSF; this comes from the coding sequence ATGAGGAGAATTGCTCTTTTGTTCGCGATAAGCCTGGCCTGTGCCGCCTTCACGCAACGCTATGACCCGTTACGCCCGCCCGATTCCTTCCGCCAAGCGAACAATCCCTACTACTGGAAGAACTCCCCGCCTTATGCCGGCTATTGGCAGCAGGACGTCCACTACGACATGGACGCCCGGTTGGACGAGGTGCATGACCTGATCGAGGGCACCATCGACCTCACCTACTGGAACAACTCGCCGGACACCTTGCGCGAGGTCTTCTTCCACCTTTATGCCAACGCCGCAAAGCCTGGAAGCTATCTGGACCAGCTCGGAGGGGACAACCGCGCGAAGGGCGCAACGAACGCCGAAGCACCTGCCCGCGGTACGGATGTGCTGAGCATGACCGCGGACGGGAAAGAGGTGCAACTCGAGGTGGACAACACCATCATGAAGGTGACGCTACCTGAACCGCTGTTGCCCAACACCAAGACGACCTTCCATTACACGTTCATCACCCACTGGGGCGGGATGGGCCGGATGAAGCTCTTCAACGCATGGGGCTTCAAGCACTTCGACGGCACGCAGTGGTACCCCCGCCTTGGTGTGTACGACCGTAAGTTCGGTTGGGACACGCAGCAGCACCTCGGCTACGAGTTCTACGGCGACTTCGGCGGCTTCGACGTGGCGCTGGACATGCCCAACGACATGGTGGTGGAGGCCACCGGCTGGCTGCAGAACCCTGAAGAGGTGATGCCCCCCGAGCTGCGGAAGAAACTCGACATCGCCAACTTCAAGGACAAGCCGGGGAACGAAGCACCATCCGTGATCACGCCCTATCAGTCCGGTGTCCGCAAAGTGTGGAAATACCACGCGGAGAACGTGCATGACTTCGCCTTCACGGCCGATCCCACCTACCGCATCGGCGAGGCCGAGTGGAACGGGATCAAGTGCATCGCCGTGGCCCAGGAGCCGCACGCTGGCAAATGGCAGAACGCTGCGGAATACGCCGCGAAGTGCATCAAGGTGCATAGCGAGTACGTCGGCATGTACGGCTATCCGAAGATGGTGGTGGCCGATGCGCGGGACGGCATGGAATACCCCATGTTGACCTTGGACAGCGGTGAGGAACCGAACTACCGCATCCTCTTCATGCACGAGATCGGGCACAACTGGTTCTTCGGCATGGTGGGCAACAACGAGACCTACCGCGCCATGCTGGACGAGGGCTTCACGCAGTTCATCGAAACGATGGGCATGTCGCATATTGGCGAGGACACGCTGGTGATGGAGCCGGCCAATAACGCCTACGTGCGCAAGTGGACAAAGCCCACGCTCGCCCGCGATAGGCTGGCCTACAACAGCTACATGCGTGCCGCCGTGCGGGATGAGCTGCCCCCGATCAACACGCGCAGCGACGAGTTCTCGCGCCTGCCCACCGGCTACCGCATGGTGTACTACAAGACCGCCACCATGCTCTTCAATCTGCAGTACGTGCTGGGCGACTCCCTCTTCACCGCCGCCTTCCAACACTATTTCGCGCAGTGGAAGTTCAAGCACCCCTACGTGGAGGATCTCCGTCAGAGCTTCATCTCCTTCACCCACGTGGACCTCAACTGGTTCTTCGATCAATGGATCGATACCGGCAAGCAGCTGGATTATGCCGTGAAAGGCGTGAAGCACAGAGGTGCGGATGCGGGCCAGCAGATCCACTTCCGGCGCGCCGGCGAAATGGAGATGCCGATCGACTTCACCGTTAACGCCAACGATGGCAGAGCGTACAACTACCACATCCCGAATAACTGGTTCGAAAAGAAGACCGATGCCACCATGCTTCCGCGATGGATCGGCTTCGACGAGCTACAACGCGACTACTATGCGCAGGTGGACATCCCATCAGGCATCGCGGACGTTCGTATCGACACCACATACCGCTTAGGTGATGCCAACATGCTGAACAACAGCCTGAAGTTCCCCTTCACCAGCACCTTCGACAGCCACATTTACAACTGGCCGGACTGGCGCACTTATGAAGGTTTCGTGCGCCCCGACGTGTGGTACAACGGCTATGACGGCGCGAAGATGGGCGTGCATTTCCACGGCAGTTACCTACAACAAAAGCATCAGGTGTGGTTCACCGCCTGGCTGAACACGGGCTTGGGGCAGAACCTTCCGAACGGCCGGGTGAACACCGCGTACGATCCCGTCAGCTTCAACTTCCGCTACGAGAACGCCACGGAGAAACTGCTGCACGGCTCCTCGGTCCATGTGGCCGCCCGCCTGCTCGACGGACTGGAGCAGTACGAAGGTGGCTTTAACTGGAACGTGCCCTTCACCCGCACTACGATCTACACCAACCTGAAGTTCATGCTGCGGCGCGACAGTACCGACCTCACCTACCTGATCAACACGGACCAGTGGAACCTGAACGCGTTGAACAGTACGTGGAACACCGGAGTGGACCATCGCTACGACTGGCGCAAAGGCAACGGGCTGTTGAGCATGGAAGTGCGCACCGCAGGCATCGGCGCGGTGGATCCCTTTGCGCAGATCGTTGCGAGCGCGACCAACAACACGCGCATCGGGAAACTCGACCTGCGCACCCGGCTCTTCGCGCAATACGGCAGCGGCAATACCCCGCGCGAAAGCCAGCTGTATTTAGCCAGCGCCTCGCCTGAGGAGATGATGGACGACAAGTATGTGCGGAGCATCGGCTTTGTCCCTTTCGACTGGATGGGCTACGGAGCGGTTGTGAACCATTTCCAACAGGGCGGCGGCCTCGGACTGCGCGGTTATGCGGGCTACGTAGCCCCTACGCTTGACGCCGAGGGCAACACGATCCTCACGTATGCCGGCAACACCGGCGCGGCCATCAACGGCGAACTGGACCTCGACGGGCTGGTCCGCTTCCGCCCCGGAAAGCTGGCGGATTATCTCCATCTCGACGTCTACCTCTTTGGCGATGTGGGCACCATGGGCTACCGCACTACCACCGAGCTCGGCACCACGCAGATAAAACTGGCCACGCCCCGTGCGGACGCCGGCGCCGGAGCAGCCCTCACCATCAAGAAATTCGGTCCCTTGCAGGACATCAAACCGTTGACGATCCGTTTCGACATGCCGCTGGTGCTGTCCAACATTCCCGCCGGGGAGACGGAGCATGTCGCGTTCCGGTATGTGGTGGGGATCGGGAGGAGCTTTTGA
- a CDS encoding class I SAM-dependent methyltransferase yields the protein MPLTRTRKCPQCDQLDSRPIAPLAEHHLVRCRNCGLVYTGWEPTEQELMDYYAHYPAPAAISPITIQRYDELLMRFAPYRKTGRLFEVGCGAGHFLERARSHGWEVQGNEYGELTLRACRERGIPVAEGELDPGAHEIGGYDIVCSFEVIEHVIHPRTEVRNMLALLRPGGLLYLTTPNYNCLARRAAPESWSIASYPEHLNYFTPRTLNKLVQSQGAREKWITTTGVSVERWRTKRTRDPGVRAAARAEQEDLRARMETETSMKILKRAANSVLDLLKVGDSMKACFEKPHP from the coding sequence ATGCCTTTGACCCGAACACGGAAATGCCCCCAGTGCGACCAACTCGATAGTCGCCCCATCGCACCCTTGGCCGAGCATCATCTGGTCCGTTGTAGGAATTGTGGGCTTGTTTACACCGGTTGGGAACCGACCGAGCAGGAGCTTATGGACTATTACGCCCATTATCCTGCCCCCGCAGCTATTTCCCCCATCACCATTCAGCGCTATGACGAGTTGCTCATGCGCTTTGCGCCGTACCGCAAAACAGGCCGCCTATTCGAGGTGGGATGCGGTGCCGGGCATTTCCTTGAACGGGCCAGATCGCACGGATGGGAAGTGCAGGGCAACGAGTATGGGGAACTGACCTTGAGAGCATGCCGTGAGCGGGGCATACCGGTGGCCGAAGGTGAATTGGACCCCGGTGCGCATGAGATCGGAGGTTACGATATCGTTTGCTCTTTCGAAGTGATCGAACATGTCATCCATCCGCGGACCGAGGTCAGGAACATGCTTGCCCTGCTGAGGCCAGGTGGGTTGTTATACCTGACCACACCGAACTACAATTGCTTGGCGCGCCGTGCAGCACCTGAAAGTTGGAGCATCGCGAGCTATCCCGAGCATTTGAACTATTTCACCCCCCGCACCCTGAACAAATTGGTCCAGTCCCAAGGTGCTCGCGAGAAGTGGATAACGACCACCGGGGTCAGCGTGGAACGATGGCGCACGAAACGAACACGCGATCCCGGCGTCCGTGCGGCAGCACGTGCGGAACAAGAGGACCTTCGCGCCAGGATGGAAACGGAAACGTCCATGAAGATCTTGAAACGGGCCGCTAATTCGGTATTGGACCTCCTCAAGGTCGGTGACAGCATGAAGGCCTGCTTTGAGAAGCCTCACCCGTGA
- a CDS encoding DUF4783 domain-containing protein encodes MRNSILIRAAFFLVLSIAFGGLQAQSGVKDQVVSALGSGNASALAKYMVANVDMTLPVASDYYSNAQAEQILRKFFDEHPPKGLTIEHEGTNRTGDSYYIGKMPTSNGDFRVTFFLKKSDAGFLVKQLRIETSKGER; translated from the coding sequence ATGCGAAATTCGATCCTGATAAGAGCGGCCTTTTTCCTTGTCCTTTCAATTGCATTCGGGGGCCTACAGGCACAGAGCGGAGTAAAGGACCAGGTGGTCTCGGCCTTGGGTTCCGGCAATGCTTCAGCACTGGCGAAATACATGGTGGCCAATGTGGACATGACCCTTCCCGTGGCAAGCGATTATTACAGCAATGCCCAGGCCGAACAGATCCTGCGCAAGTTCTTCGATGAGCATCCTCCCAAGGGCCTGACGATCGAGCACGAGGGCACCAACCGCACGGGGGACAGCTACTACATCGGTAAGATGCCGACCTCCAACGGTGATTTCAGGGTCACCTTCTTCCTGAAAAAGTCCGATGCCGGCTTTTTGGTGAAGCAATTGCGCATTGAAACGAGCAAGGGCGAACGCTGA
- a CDS encoding 23S rRNA (pseudouridine(1915)-N(3))-methyltransferase RlmH yields the protein MRIRLILVGRTERGHVMDGVRHYLDRVRRMEAVEEVVLPDAGRGEVVWQQRIESERILAALRPGEKVVVLDERGRQLTSPAFAQCLGTWRDQGIRDIAFVIGGAYGMTGEVRERADLVLSLSPMVFPHQLVRVLFAEQLYRALSILKGTGYHHG from the coding sequence ATGCGTATCCGCTTGATCCTCGTGGGGCGCACCGAGCGTGGGCATGTGATGGACGGGGTCCGGCATTACTTGGACAGGGTCCGGCGCATGGAAGCGGTGGAAGAGGTGGTGTTGCCGGACGCGGGCAGGGGGGAGGTGGTTTGGCAACAGCGCATCGAAAGCGAGCGCATTTTGGCCGCGCTGAGGCCCGGGGAGAAGGTGGTGGTATTGGATGAACGCGGCCGCCAGCTCACCAGCCCCGCCTTCGCCCAATGCCTCGGCACATGGCGCGACCAAGGGATACGGGACATCGCCTTCGTGATCGGCGGTGCCTATGGCATGACCGGTGAAGTGCGCGAACGGGCGGACCTGGTGCTTTCCCTGTCCCCGATGGTGTTCCCCCATCAGCTGGTGCGGGTGCTTTTCGCTGAGCAGCTCTATCGGGCGTTGAGCATTTTGAAAGGGACGGGGTATCATCACGGGTGA